A part of Denitratisoma oestradiolicum genomic DNA contains:
- a CDS encoding DUF167 domain-containing protein, whose protein sequence is MSAWLRQHGDDVVLALHVQPGAKRTAVAGLHGEALKIRLAAPPVDGKANACLIEFIAETLGVAKSRVSLVAGQTSRTKKIAVAGMDPGTAQQRLLGEAVYLGKPD, encoded by the coding sequence GTGAGCGCCTGGCTGCGACAACATGGGGACGACGTGGTGCTGGCGTTGCATGTGCAGCCTGGCGCCAAACGCACCGCAGTGGCCGGTCTCCATGGCGAGGCCCTGAAGATACGCCTGGCCGCACCGCCAGTGGATGGCAAGGCCAATGCCTGCCTGATCGAGTTCATCGCCGAGACCCTGGGCGTTGCCAAGAGCCGGGTCAGCCTGGTGGCCGGCCAGACTTCACGGACAAAAAAAATCGCCGTGGCCGGCATGGACCCAGGCACGGCACAACAGCGATTGTTGGGGGAGGCTGTTTATCTTGGAAAACCCGATTGA
- a CDS encoding FKBP-type peptidyl-prolyl cis-trans isomerase — MSAENNPSSLGIEDIKIGEGAEASAGQWVLVHYTGWLTDGLKFDSSKDREEPFEFHLGGRQVIAGWDQGVQGMKVGGVRKLTIPPHLGYGPRGAGGVIPPNATLVFEVELLAIDLA, encoded by the coding sequence ATGAGTGCAGAAAATAATCCAAGCAGCCTCGGTATCGAGGATATCAAGATCGGCGAAGGCGCCGAGGCCAGCGCGGGCCAATGGGTGCTGGTCCATTACACCGGCTGGCTCACCGACGGCCTCAAGTTCGATTCCAGCAAGGATCGCGAGGAACCCTTCGAGTTCCATCTCGGCGGCCGTCAGGTCATCGCCGGTTGGGATCAAGGGGTGCAGGGCATGAAGGTGGGTGGCGTACGCAAGCTCACCATCCCGCCCCACCTGGGCTACGGCCCCCGGGGCGCCGGTGGCGTGATCCCCCCCAACGCCACTCTGGTGTTCGAGGTGGAACTGCTGGCCATCGACCTTGCCTAG
- a CDS encoding PilT/PilU family type 4a pilus ATPase — MERDEALKFMYQLLAMMVQKKGSDLFITAGFPPAIKIDGKMTPATTQPLTPQHTMELARSVMNDKQAAEFEATKECNFAISPANIGRFRVNAFVQQGRTGLVLRTINTSIPDFDELKLPLVLKDVAMTKRGLVLFVGGTGSGKSTSLAAMIGYRNQNSYGHIITIEDPVEYVHEHRNCVITQREVGVDTDSWEAALKNTLRQAPDVILIGEIRDREVMEHAIAFAETGHLAMGTLHANSANQALDRIINFFPEERRPQLLMDLSLNLKAVVSQRLIPLKEGKGRAAAVEILLNSPLISDLMGKGEVHGIKEIMKKSRELGMQTFDQALFDLYEEGKISYEDALRFADSMNEVRLMIKLHGKEAKDKDPNAGIQNLDIV; from the coding sequence ATGGAACGCGACGAAGCACTCAAATTCATGTATCAGCTTCTTGCCATGATGGTCCAGAAGAAGGGCTCCGACCTGTTCATCACCGCCGGATTTCCGCCGGCCATCAAGATCGACGGCAAGATGACGCCGGCCACCACCCAGCCTTTGACCCCCCAACACACCATGGAACTGGCCCGTTCGGTGATGAACGACAAGCAGGCGGCGGAATTCGAGGCCACCAAGGAATGCAACTTTGCCATCTCTCCGGCCAATATCGGCCGCTTCCGGGTCAATGCCTTCGTCCAGCAGGGGCGTACGGGCCTGGTGCTGCGAACCATCAACACCTCGATTCCCGATTTTGATGAACTCAAGCTGCCGCTGGTGCTGAAGGACGTGGCCATGACCAAGCGGGGCTTGGTGCTGTTCGTCGGCGGCACCGGCTCGGGCAAGTCCACCTCACTGGCGGCCATGATCGGCTACCGCAACCAGAATTCCTACGGCCACATCATCACCATCGAAGACCCGGTGGAATATGTTCATGAGCATCGCAACTGCGTCATCACCCAGCGGGAGGTGGGCGTGGATACCGATTCCTGGGAGGCGGCCCTGAAGAACACCTTGCGCCAGGCGCCGGATGTGATCCTGATCGGCGAGATCCGCGACCGGGAGGTCATGGAGCACGCCATCGCCTTCGCCGAGACGGGCCACCTGGCCATGGGTACGCTCCATGCCAACAGCGCCAACCAGGCCTTGGACCGGATCATCAACTTCTTCCCCGAGGAGCGCCGCCCCCAGTTGCTGATGGACCTGTCCCTGAACCTGAAGGCCGTGGTGTCCCAGCGCCTGATCCCTCTCAAGGAAGGCAAGGGCCGCGCTGCCGCGGTGGAAATCCTGCTCAACTCCCCCCTGATTTCCGATCTGATGGGCAAGGGCGAAGTCCATGGCATCAAGGAAATTATGAAGAAGTCCCGGGAGCTGGGCATGCAGACCTTCGACCAGGCCCTGTTCGATCTTTATGAAGAGGGCAAGATCAGCTACGAGGATGCCCTGCGCTTCGCCGACTCCATGAACGAGGTGCGGCTGATGATCAAGCTCCATGGCAAGGAGGCCAAGGATAAGGATCCCAATGCCGGCATCCAGAATCTGGACATCGTTTGA
- the proC gene encoding pyrroline-5-carboxylate reductase, whose amino-acid sequence MKITFIGGGNMANALIGGLRQQGYSAVGIQVVEPMEESRDRLTETYGVRCTPIVDASALNCEVLVLAVKPQVMREALKPLAGKLGNQMVISIAAGLRLADISRWLGNHSRLVRCMPNTPALIGAGLTGLYADPSVDREGQAVAEKILGAVGRTLWIDDEAKMDAVTAISGSGPGYVFYLMEALENAALDLGFDAATARLMTVETFLGAAGLAEQSPESVGMLRQRVTSKGGTTEAALNSFEADGVMAAIRRGAAAADQRGRELCELLGADD is encoded by the coding sequence ATGAAAATAACATTCATCGGCGGGGGCAACATGGCCAATGCCTTGATCGGCGGCCTGCGCCAGCAGGGCTACTCGGCGGTCGGCATCCAGGTAGTGGAACCGATGGAAGAAAGTCGGGACAGGCTGACCGAGACCTACGGTGTGCGCTGTACTCCGATAGTGGATGCCTCGGCCCTCAACTGCGAGGTGCTGGTACTGGCGGTCAAACCCCAGGTGATGCGCGAGGCCTTGAAGCCCCTGGCGGGCAAGCTCGGCAACCAGATGGTGATCAGCATCGCCGCCGGCCTGAGGCTCGCCGACATCTCCCGCTGGCTGGGCAATCATTCCCGTCTGGTACGCTGCATGCCCAATACCCCGGCCCTGATCGGCGCCGGCCTTACCGGCCTCTATGCAGACCCCAGCGTAGACCGAGAAGGACAGGCGGTGGCGGAAAAAATCCTCGGTGCCGTGGGTCGTACCCTGTGGATCGACGATGAAGCCAAGATGGACGCCGTCACCGCCATTTCCGGCAGCGGCCCGGGCTATGTCTTCTATCTGATGGAAGCCCTGGAAAACGCCGCCCTGGACTTGGGTTTCGACGCTGCCACAGCGCGTCTGATGACGGTCGAGACCTTTCTCGGCGCCGCCGGTCTGGCCGAACAAAGCCCCGAGTCGGTGGGGATGCTGCGCCAGCGGGTAACCTCCAAGGGAGGCACCACGGAAGCGGCCTTGAACAGCTTCGAGGCCGACGGCGTGATGGCTGCGATCCGCCGCGGTGCTGCCGCCGCTGACCAACGGGGCCGCGAGCTCTGTGAGTTGCTGGGCGCGGACGACTAA
- a CDS encoding HDOD domain-containing protein, protein MTEASLKTYWILTPLSSDGACWNSVLARPALTEVALPEMLTALFPPHLPLTLDGAAREDSVTPRPACHPDNARHRLLRLLDLVTNEASDNHAIETAIGIDPLLSVSLLRLVNSVSMGLARKIASFHQAIVILGRRQLRRWLMLLIYAQSGEGGGLLLSLAARRGHLLADLTRILAPADHNLQDSAFMTGILSLADQALGLPLATVLNSLSLDDHVSLALREHRGTLGRLVALVEHLDDGPPDQAAQAFAALGVDPQTAARLQAEAIVWADGATREA, encoded by the coding sequence ATGACTGAAGCAAGCCTGAAAACCTACTGGATTCTTACCCCCCTTTCCTCGGACGGTGCTTGCTGGAACAGTGTCCTGGCCCGGCCGGCATTGACGGAAGTGGCCCTGCCGGAAATGCTGACCGCACTGTTTCCGCCCCACCTGCCCCTGACCCTGGATGGCGCGGCGCGGGAAGATTCCGTGACGCCCCGGCCGGCCTGCCACCCGGACAACGCCCGCCATCGCCTGCTCAGACTGCTGGATCTGGTCACCAACGAGGCCTCGGACAATCATGCCATCGAGACCGCCATCGGCATCGACCCCCTGCTCTCCGTCAGCCTGTTGCGCCTGGTGAATTCGGTCTCCATGGGCCTGGCGCGCAAGATCGCCAGCTTTCATCAGGCGATCGTGATTCTCGGCCGGCGCCAGCTCCGGCGCTGGCTGATGCTGCTGATCTACGCCCAGTCGGGGGAAGGCGGTGGCCTGTTGCTGTCCCTGGCGGCGCGGCGCGGCCATCTTCTGGCCGATCTGACCAGGATACTGGCGCCGGCCGATCACAACCTTCAGGACAGCGCCTTCATGACCGGCATTCTGTCCCTGGCAGATCAGGCCCTGGGGCTGCCTCTGGCGACCGTGTTGAACAGTCTTTCCCTGGACGACCACGTGAGCCTGGCCCTGCGGGAGCATCGGGGCACCCTGGGCCGGCTGGTGGCCCTGGTGGAACATCTGGACGATGGGCCACCGGATCAGGCGGCCCAGGCCTTCGCTGCCCTGGGAGTCGATCCACAGACGGCGGCCCGGCTCCAGGCCGAGGCCATCGTCTGGGCCGACGGCGCTACACGGGAAGCCTGA
- a CDS encoding YggS family pyridoxal phosphate-dependent enzyme translates to MTPIAANLQAVNARIAAACAAASRPPGTVTLLAVSKSWPEASILAAAAAGQGDFGESYLQEALPKLDALADAGLEWHFIGPLQSNKTRPVAEHFDWVHSVERLKIAERLSAQRPATRPPLNVCLQVNVSGEASKSGCAPAEIMPLAHAVATLPGLRLRGLMTIPEPTEDETLLRSRFALLRQLRDELNDSGLALDTLSMGMSDDLETAIAEGATIVRVGTAIFGIRNQESL, encoded by the coding sequence ATGACACCAATCGCCGCCAACCTGCAAGCCGTGAATGCCCGCATTGCCGCAGCCTGCGCGGCCGCCAGCCGGCCGCCGGGAACGGTCACTCTGCTGGCGGTGAGCAAGTCCTGGCCCGAGGCATCGATACTCGCCGCGGCAGCTGCCGGCCAGGGAGACTTCGGCGAAAGCTATCTGCAGGAGGCCCTGCCCAAGCTCGACGCCCTGGCCGACGCCGGACTGGAGTGGCACTTCATCGGCCCCTTGCAAAGCAACAAGACCCGGCCGGTGGCGGAACATTTCGACTGGGTCCATTCCGTGGAACGCCTGAAGATCGCCGAGCGACTCTCAGCTCAGCGCCCCGCCACCCGGCCACCCCTGAACGTCTGTCTTCAGGTTAATGTCAGCGGCGAGGCCAGCAAGAGCGGCTGCGCCCCTGCCGAGATCATGCCCCTTGCCCATGCAGTGGCGACCCTGCCGGGCCTGCGCCTACGAGGCCTGATGACCATCCCTGAACCCACCGAAGATGAAACACTATTGCGCAGCCGCTTCGCCCTGCTGCGACAATTGCGCGACGAACTGAACGACAGCGGGCTGGCTCTGGATACCCTGTCCATGGGCATGTCCGACGATCTCGAAACCGCCATCGCCGAAGGCGCCACCATCGTCCGAGTAGGCACGGCAATATTTGGAATCAGGAACCAGGAGTCATTATGA
- a CDS encoding polysaccharide biosynthesis protein, with the protein MKRMNWRMLVATAHDIVAAALAWLAAYALAYDFAIPPRQVSIMLIELAWVIPLEGIIFMYFGLYRGIWRFASLPDLRRIALAAGSAALAVPALLWVQGRLGSLPAGIPVLNPVLLVMMMGGSRFLYRAWKDGDLLSPRPPDAQPVLVMGAGEVAVSLLRALAQDNRWKVMGLLSDDASKTGRQIHGATVLGGLEEVAEQARRLNVGHVIVAIPGDSSETRRRAIEQAVNADLHVMTVPALADVLAGKVSVSEVRHVDLADVLGRAPVRLDGQGLHGLLSNRTVLVTGAGGSIGAELARQVARFEPGTLVFHELSEFALYVIEQEFLVHHPALPIASMVGDCKEEVALRHVMARHRPEVVFHAAAYKHVPLMEGENAWAAVRNNVLGTLGAARAAMSQGVGKFVLISTDKAVNPTSVMGASKRLAERVCQALQHQSGHTTRFVTVRFGNVLGSSGSVIPKFREQIARGGPVTVTHPEIVRYFMLIPEAAQLVLQAALMGGGGETFVLDMGEPIRIVDLARDMIRLSGFSEREIPIQFTGLRPGEKLYEELLADWETTLPTHHDKLRISRENGIPDADWLRGVEQWLAAPARTEYEVKAGLRGWVPEYRPAEH; encoded by the coding sequence ATGAAACGAATGAACTGGCGCATGCTGGTGGCCACAGCCCACGATATCGTGGCGGCCGCCCTGGCCTGGCTGGCCGCCTACGCCCTGGCCTACGACTTCGCCATTCCCCCCCGGCAGGTCTCGATCATGCTGATCGAGTTGGCCTGGGTGATTCCCCTGGAAGGCATCATCTTCATGTACTTCGGTCTCTACCGGGGTATCTGGCGCTTCGCCAGTCTGCCGGACCTGCGCCGCATCGCCCTGGCCGCTGGCAGCGCCGCCCTGGCCGTGCCGGCCCTGCTCTGGGTCCAGGGCCGGCTGGGCAGCCTGCCCGCCGGCATCCCGGTACTCAATCCGGTCCTGCTGGTGATGATGATGGGCGGCAGCCGCTTTCTTTACCGGGCCTGGAAAGATGGCGACCTGCTCTCGCCCCGCCCCCCCGATGCCCAGCCAGTGCTGGTAATGGGAGCCGGCGAGGTGGCGGTGAGCCTGTTGCGGGCCCTGGCCCAGGATAACCGCTGGAAGGTGATGGGGCTGCTCAGCGATGACGCCTCCAAGACCGGCCGGCAGATCCACGGTGCCACGGTACTCGGCGGACTGGAAGAGGTGGCCGAACAGGCCCGGCGCCTCAATGTGGGCCATGTCATCGTCGCCATTCCCGGCGACAGCAGCGAAACCCGCCGCCGCGCCATCGAGCAGGCGGTCAATGCCGACCTCCACGTGATGACCGTCCCGGCTCTGGCAGATGTTCTGGCGGGCAAAGTGTCGGTCTCCGAAGTACGCCATGTGGATCTGGCCGATGTGTTGGGTCGGGCGCCGGTGCGCCTGGACGGCCAGGGCCTCCATGGCCTGCTGTCCAACCGGACAGTGCTGGTCACCGGCGCCGGCGGTTCCATCGGCGCCGAACTGGCCCGCCAGGTGGCCCGCTTCGAGCCCGGGACCCTAGTTTTCCATGAACTCTCCGAGTTCGCCCTCTACGTGATCGAGCAGGAATTCCTGGTCCATCACCCGGCCCTGCCCATCGCCAGCATGGTGGGAGACTGCAAGGAGGAAGTCGCCCTGCGCCACGTAATGGCCCGCCACCGGCCCGAGGTGGTGTTTCATGCCGCAGCCTACAAGCATGTGCCCCTGATGGAGGGCGAGAACGCCTGGGCAGCCGTGCGCAACAATGTGCTGGGCACCCTGGGCGCGGCCCGGGCCGCCATGAGCCAGGGGGTGGGCAAGTTCGTGCTGATCTCCACCGACAAGGCGGTCAATCCCACCAGCGTCATGGGGGCCAGCAAGCGCCTGGCGGAACGGGTCTGCCAGGCCCTGCAACACCAGAGCGGCCACACCACCCGCTTCGTCACCGTGCGTTTCGGCAATGTGCTGGGCTCCAGCGGCAGCGTCATTCCCAAGTTCCGGGAGCAGATCGCCCGGGGCGGACCGGTCACGGTCACCCACCCGGAAATCGTGCGCTATTTCATGCTGATCCCCGAGGCCGCCCAACTGGTGCTACAGGCGGCCCTGATGGGCGGCGGCGGCGAGACCTTCGTGCTCGACATGGGAGAACCGATCCGCATCGTCGATCTGGCCCGGGACATGATCCGGCTCTCGGGCTTTTCCGAACGGGAGATTCCCATCCAGTTCACCGGCCTGCGGCCCGGCGAGAAGCTCTACGAGGAACTGCTGGCGGACTGGGAGACCACACTGCCCACCCACCACGACAAGCTGCGCATCAGTCGCGAGAACGGCATTCCCGACGCCGACTGGCTACGGGGCGTGGAGCAATGGCTGGCGGCGCCGGCCCGCACCGAATACGAGGTGAAGGCCGGACTCAGGGGCTGGGTGCCGGAGTATCGGCCCGCAGAGCATTGA
- a CDS encoding lysophospholipid acyltransferase family protein has product MLKALRRQLARLGPALFHLLARTWRIRATGPLPPEPAVVAFWHGNMLPVWKYLSPHQPHALVSRSRDGGLLTDLLERWGYTVIRGSSSKGSKEAWTGLVAAARQHRVLITPDGPRGPARVLKAGAVVAARRAGVPLYLCRVRCSVAIHGTNWDRFLIPLPGAAIDLEFIPLEIPADADRDTIDWLISQAEQILNVG; this is encoded by the coding sequence ATGTTGAAAGCCCTGCGCCGCCAGCTTGCCCGTCTGGGTCCCGCCCTGTTTCATCTGCTGGCGCGGACCTGGCGCATCCGGGCGACCGGCCCCCTGCCCCCTGAGCCGGCGGTGGTGGCCTTCTGGCACGGCAACATGCTGCCGGTGTGGAAATACCTGTCCCCCCATCAGCCCCATGCCTTGGTGAGCCGCAGCCGGGACGGTGGCCTGCTGACGGACCTGCTGGAACGCTGGGGCTATACGGTGATCAGAGGCTCCTCATCCAAGGGCAGCAAGGAAGCCTGGACGGGGCTGGTGGCGGCAGCGCGCCAGCATCGGGTGCTGATCACCCCCGATGGTCCCCGTGGACCGGCCCGGGTGCTCAAGGCCGGTGCGGTGGTGGCGGCACGGCGGGCCGGGGTGCCTCTCTATCTATGCCGGGTGCGCTGTTCCGTGGCGATCCACGGCACGAACTGGGACCGCTTTCTGATACCCCTGCCGGGGGCCGCCATCGACCTGGAGTTCATCCCTCTGGAGATACCCGCCGATGCCGACCGTGACACCATCGACTGGTTGATCAGCCAGGCCGAGCAGATACTCAACGTCGGGTAG
- a CDS encoding YggT family protein yields the protein MLIRLLLMVLEALAGFLSLALLARFALQWVRAAYRNPIAHFLVAVTDWAVRPARRLIPSAWGLDLASLVLAWLVQGVYLGLAHGLSGMVGSLPQAMGLVALLALLETLKLAAWLAQGVIIIAALISWINPYAPMAPVFLALSAPLLRPFQRLIPLVGGVDLSPMAALLAIQVFLALLSGLFGAMLMPMR from the coding sequence ATGTTGATCCGACTGCTCCTCATGGTGCTGGAGGCCCTGGCGGGCTTTCTCAGCCTGGCCCTGCTGGCCCGCTTCGCCCTGCAATGGGTGCGGGCGGCCTACCGCAATCCCATCGCCCACTTCCTGGTGGCGGTTACCGACTGGGCGGTGCGCCCAGCCCGGCGCCTGATCCCCAGCGCCTGGGGCCTCGACCTGGCCAGCCTGGTGCTGGCCTGGCTGGTGCAGGGCGTATACCTGGGCCTGGCCCACGGACTGAGCGGTATGGTGGGCTCACTACCCCAGGCCATGGGTCTGGTGGCGCTGCTGGCCCTGCTGGAAACCCTGAAGCTAGCCGCCTGGCTGGCCCAGGGGGTGATCATCATCGCCGCCCTGATCTCCTGGATCAATCCCTATGCGCCCATGGCGCCGGTCTTCCTGGCCCTCTCCGCGCCGCTGCTGCGGCCCTTCCAACGTCTGATTCCACTTGTCGGCGGCGTGGACCTGTCGCCCATGGCGGCTCTGCTGGCGATCCAGGTCTTTCTGGCGTTGCTGTCCGGCCTGTTCGGCGCAATGCTGATGCCGATGCGGTGA
- a CDS encoding glycosyltransferase family 9 protein — translation MTPRQTPRILVIRRDNIGDLVCTTPLIHALRQHFPEGWIGALVNSYNAPVLAGNDDLDEVFVYTKAKHRNGGESLAGIFWRRFLMLWRLRRMGLDDVIIATPLPLPRMVRLARWLKPKRVIAFGACGADVELPPADEILHEVEDVFRIARLYGIEGPPPSCRVQAPLPRQTNRLAIHISARKPSQRWPAERFVALIQALGASQPGLSFRLLWAPGGASDPRHPGDDDKARTILQDLGPAFPVDPVATQTLPELIKALAGCDGMICADGGAMHLGAGLGLPIVCLFGDSGTERWRPWGVPCRVLQAPSRQVRDISVEEVVEALNALRADTPAPSP, via the coding sequence GTGACTCCCCGACAAACACCCCGCATCCTGGTAATCCGCCGCGACAACATCGGTGACCTGGTGTGCACCACCCCCCTGATCCACGCCCTGCGCCAGCACTTTCCGGAAGGCTGGATCGGCGCCCTGGTCAATAGTTACAACGCCCCGGTGTTAGCGGGGAATGACGATCTGGACGAGGTTTTCGTATACACCAAGGCCAAGCATCGCAACGGGGGAGAAAGTCTGGCGGGCATCTTCTGGCGTCGCTTCCTGATGCTGTGGCGTCTGCGTCGAATGGGCCTGGATGACGTGATCATTGCCACCCCACTACCCCTGCCCCGCATGGTGCGTCTGGCCCGTTGGCTGAAGCCGAAGCGGGTGATTGCCTTCGGCGCCTGCGGCGCCGACGTGGAACTGCCACCGGCTGACGAAATCCTGCACGAGGTGGAAGACGTGTTCCGCATCGCCCGGCTCTACGGTATCGAAGGGCCACCGCCCTCCTGCCGGGTTCAGGCTCCGCTGCCGCGCCAGACCAATCGGCTGGCCATCCACATCAGTGCCCGCAAGCCTTCCCAACGCTGGCCGGCAGAACGTTTCGTGGCCCTGATACAGGCCCTGGGGGCGAGCCAGCCTGGCCTGAGTTTCCGCCTGCTCTGGGCGCCCGGTGGCGCCAGCGACCCACGTCATCCGGGGGATGACGACAAGGCCCGGACCATCCTGCAAGACCTGGGGCCAGCCTTTCCCGTGGATCCCGTGGCAACGCAAACCCTGCCCGAACTGATCAAGGCCCTGGCTGGCTGCGACGGAATGATCTGCGCCGATGGTGGTGCCATGCACCTGGGCGCGGGCCTGGGCCTGCCCATCGTCTGCCTTTTCGGGGATTCGGGAACCGAACGTTGGCGTCCCTGGGGGGTGCCCTGCCGGGTGCTGCAAGCGCCTTCCCGTCAGGTGCGGGACATCAGTGTCGAGGAAGTCGTCGAGGCCCTCAATGCTCTGCGGGCCGATACTCCGGCACCCAGCCCCTGA
- a CDS encoding type IV pilus twitching motility protein PilT translates to MDITELLAFVVKNKASDLHLSSGLPPMIRVHGDIRRINLPPLEHKDVHAMVYDIMNDGQRKHYEENLECDFSFAIPGLARFRVNAYVQNRGAAAVLRTIPSTVLSLEQLNAPKSFKDIANQPRGIVLVTGPTGSGKSTTLAAMVDDINENEYGHILTVEDPIEFVHESKKCLINQREVGPHTLSFSNALRSALREDPDVILVGEMRDLETIRLALSAAETGHLVFGTLHTSSAAKTVDRIVDVFPAAEKEMVRSMLSESLRAVISQALLKTKDGSGRVAAHEIMIGTPAIRNLIRENKIAQMYSAIQTGGQFGMQTLDQNLQDLVRRNIVSPSEARNKAANKDTFPG, encoded by the coding sequence ATGGACATCACCGAACTGCTGGCCTTCGTGGTCAAGAACAAGGCCTCCGACCTGCACCTCTCCTCCGGCCTGCCCCCCATGATCCGCGTCCATGGAGACATCCGGCGCATCAACCTGCCGCCCCTGGAACACAAGGACGTGCATGCGATGGTCTACGACATCATGAACGATGGTCAGCGCAAGCACTACGAGGAAAACCTGGAGTGCGACTTCTCCTTCGCCATTCCCGGCCTGGCCCGCTTCCGGGTCAATGCCTATGTCCAGAACCGGGGGGCGGCGGCGGTGCTGCGGACCATTCCCTCCACGGTGTTGAGTCTGGAGCAGCTCAATGCCCCCAAAAGCTTCAAGGATATCGCCAATCAGCCCCGGGGCATCGTGCTGGTCACCGGCCCCACCGGCTCTGGCAAGTCCACCACGCTGGCGGCCATGGTGGACGACATCAACGAAAACGAATACGGCCACATTCTGACGGTGGAGGACCCGATCGAGTTCGTCCATGAATCGAAGAAATGCCTGATCAACCAGCGGGAGGTGGGACCCCACACCCTGTCCTTCAGCAACGCCTTGCGCTCGGCCTTGCGGGAAGATCCGGACGTGATCCTGGTGGGGGAAATGCGCGACCTGGAAACCATCCGCCTGGCCCTCTCGGCGGCGGAAACCGGCCACCTGGTCTTCGGCACCCTGCACACCTCCAGCGCCGCCAAGACGGTGGACCGGATTGTGGACGTCTTCCCCGCCGCAGAAAAGGAAATGGTGCGATCCATGTTGTCGGAATCCCTGCGGGCGGTGATTTCCCAGGCCCTGCTCAAGACCAAGGATGGCAGCGGCCGGGTGGCGGCCCACGAGATCATGATCGGCACGCCGGCCATCCGCAACCTGATCCGGGAAAACAAGATCGCCCAGATGTATTCGGCGATCCAGACCGGCGGCCAGTTCGGCATGCAGACCCTGGACCAGAACCTGCAGGATCTGGTCCGACGCAACATCGTTTCCCCTTCCGAGGCCCGCAACAAGGCGGCCAACAAGGATACGTTCCCGGGCTAG
- a CDS encoding symmetrical bis(5'-nucleosyl)-tetraphosphatase — MATYAIGDIQGCFDALTQLLDELNFDAGHDRLWFVGDLVNRGAQSLETLRFVRDLGEQAVVVLGNHDLHLIMQAEGHGRRNRDDTIQEILDAPDRDVLLDWLRARPLFHLEGDYAMVHAGLLPQWSVAQAVELSEEVSQALRATDYRQFLARMWGSEPAAWREDLVGWERLRVVVNAMTRMRFCSKAGVMDFHAKGPVDSAPPGFLPWFAVPGRASADHTLICGHWSALGLRIESNLLTLDTGCLWGGALTAVRLEDRRVFQLPCRIHVKPSGWD, encoded by the coding sequence ATGGCGACGTATGCGATCGGTGACATCCAGGGCTGTTTCGACGCCCTGACCCAACTGCTGGATGAACTGAATTTCGATGCCGGACACGACCGGCTCTGGTTTGTCGGCGACCTGGTGAACCGGGGTGCCCAGTCCCTGGAGACCCTGCGCTTCGTGCGCGACTTGGGGGAGCAGGCCGTGGTGGTGCTGGGCAATCACGATCTGCATCTTATCATGCAGGCTGAGGGCCACGGCCGCCGCAACCGGGACGACACCATTCAGGAAATCCTCGACGCACCGGACCGTGACGTGCTGCTGGACTGGCTGCGAGCCCGCCCGCTGTTTCACCTGGAAGGTGACTACGCCATGGTCCATGCCGGCCTGCTGCCCCAGTGGTCCGTAGCCCAGGCGGTCGAACTTTCCGAGGAGGTGAGCCAGGCCCTGAGGGCGACCGATTACCGCCAGTTCCTGGCCCGCATGTGGGGTTCCGAACCTGCTGCCTGGCGCGAAGACCTGGTCGGTTGGGAACGGCTGCGGGTCGTGGTCAATGCCATGACCCGGATGCGCTTTTGCAGCAAAGCCGGTGTAATGGACTTCCACGCCAAGGGGCCGGTGGATTCCGCCCCTCCCGGCTTCCTGCCCTGGTTCGCGGTGCCGGGCCGGGCCAGCGCCGACCACACCCTGATCTGCGGCCACTGGTCGGCCCTGGGACTGCGGATCGAATCCAATCTACTGACCCTGGATACCGGTTGCCTGTGGGGCGGAGCCCTGACCGCAGTACGCCTGGAGGACCGGCGCGTGTTCCAGTTGCCTTGCCGGATCCATGTAAAACCCAGCGGCTGGGACTGA